DNA from Anaerolineales bacterium:
GGCGGGGAAATCGACGGTGTGGGATGGGAAGGCCGGCGCGGTTTCGAGGTGGGCAGCATCCAGCAAACCATCCACCAGCAGCTGCTCGGGGCTGAGCAGATTGGGGTTGAGCGCGAACGAAGAATAGGATTGGTACGGCGATTCGCCGTAGCCGGTGGGACCCAGCGGCAGGGTCTGCCACCAGCGCGTGCCGCTGGCGGCGAGGAAATCTACCCAGGCATAGGCTTGCGGCCCCAGGTCGCCGATGCCAAAGCGGCCGGGCAGGCTGGTGATGTGGAGCAGGATGCCGGAGCGGTGTTGGAAATCCATGCGTACTGGGATTTTATCAGCGAGCAGTAGCACTTTCTTCTTTCTCAGGAGCCCTGCCCTGGCCCCGTAGGGGGAACTACGCTGCGCTTGCGTTGGTTCCCCCTAACCCCCTCCGCAGATCGTTCAAGCCGGGTGCTGCAACCTACGGAGCTCACTTGGTGGCCCGCGTCGCAACTGCGGGTCATCCCATGGCAGCGTCACTATAAGCGGATGGCTGCCCGCTTATGACGGCTTTATGGCTGATAGCTGATAGCTGATGGCTGATGGCTGATGGCTGTTAGCTGTTAGCTGTCAACTGATTTGGTACACTCCACACATATGCAATCCCCTACCCCTCCCCTGACCCAAAAACGAATTTTGCTGACCTGGCTGCCCTTGGCGGCCAGTTGGCTTTTGATGGCGCTCGAGATGCCCTACATCAACGCCGCGCTGGCGCGGCTGCCGCAGAGTGTGCATATGATCGCCGCCTTCGGCATTGCCGCTTCGCTGAGCATTACGATCGAGAGCCCGGTGATCTCGCTGCTCTCGACGAGTACGGCCCTGGCGCGCAGCCGCCAAAATTACCTGATGCTGCGGCGCTTTACGCAGCATTTGATGGTGCTCACCACTCTGCTGCACATCCTGCTGGGCTGGTCGCCCTTGTTTGATTGGGTGGTGCGCGGCTGGATGGGCGTGCCGGCCAGCCTGCTGCCCTCGGTACAGTTGGGGCTGCAGCTCATGGCGGTGTGGAGCGCGGCGATCGCCTGGCGGCGCTTCCGCCAGGGCATCCTCATCCGCTTTGGGCAGAGCCAGTATGTAGGCAAGGGCACCTTGGTGCGGCTGTTGGCCTCGGCGGGCAGTGCCACCCTGCTGGCCCTGTTCACGCCGATGCCGGGTGTAGGCATCGGCACGCTGGCCCTCAGCCTCGGCGTGGTGGCCGAGGCGCTGTATGCCCAGCAGGTCTCGGCGCGGCTGGTGGCCGAGCGCTTCGGCGCAGACAGCTCGCAGGCAGCGCCGGAGCTGAGCTATGGCGCGCTGGTGAACTTTCACTGGCCGCTGGCGATGAGCAATCTGCTGTTTCTGTTTACGCAACCTCTGATCGCCGCGGCGCTGGCGCGCAGCCCGGAGCCGGAGACGGCGCTGGCCGCCTGGCCGGTGCTGAACGGGCTGTTCTTCCTCAGCCGTTCGTTGGAAATGGCCATCCCTGAAGTCACGATTGCCCTGTACGACGAACCCGGCAGCCAGGCGGCCTTGCGGCGCTTCAGCTACCGGGTGGGCCTGGCCGCCAGCCTGCTGCTCACGCTGGTGGCGTTCACGCCGCTGTCGGATTTTTACTTTCACACGCTGATCGGCGTGGATGGCCAGTTGGCGGCGCTGGCCGAAGGCGGCGCACGCCTGGGCGTGCTGCTGCCGCTGGCCATGGCAGCGGTGTGCCTGGCGCGCGGCCTGCTGACGGCGCAGCGCATCACGCGGCCGCAAGCCTACGCCATGGCGCTGGAGCTGGCGGTGCTGGCCGGAGTGCTGGCCGGCGGCGTGGCACTGGGCCTGCCGAGCATTCCCACCGCGGCGGCAGCGCTGACGCTTTCGATGGCCACTGAAGCGATCTACTTAGGTACGCTGGCGCACAAGGCGCCCATTCCCGCCGCGGCGCTGCCGCTGCAAAACTGAGGAGCACATATGGACATGCAATACACAACGCTCGGACGCACCGGCTTGCAGGTCAGCCGTTTGTGCCTGGGCACGATGAACTTCGGGCCGAAGACCAGCGAAGCGGATAGCTTCGCGATCATGGACCGCGCCCTGGAGCTGGGCATCAACTTCTTCGATACGGCCAATGTGTACGGCTGGAAGAAAGGTGAAGGCGTGACCGAGCAGATCGTCGGGCGCTGGTTTGGGCAAGGGGGCGGGCGCCGCGAGAAGGTGGTGCTGGCCACCAAGGTGTACGGCGAAATGGGCGACTGGCCCAACGAGAAGCGCCTCTCGGCGCGGCATATTCGCCAGGCCTGTGAGGCCAGCCTGAAGCGCTTGCAGACCGAGTATATCGATCTGTATCAAATGCACCATATTGACCGCACGACGCCGTGGGAAGAGATCTGGCAGGCGATGGAGGTGCTGGTGCAGCAAGGCAAGGTGATCTACATCGGCAGCAGCAACTTCGCTGGCTTCCACATTGCCCAGGCGCAAGCCGAGGCCAAAGCGCGCCACTTCATGGGCCTGGTGTGCGAGCAGAGCTTGTACAACCTGGCGGCGCGGCGCATTGAGCAGGAAGTGATCCCGGCGTGCCGCGAGTACGGCCTGGGCCTGATCCCCTACAGCCCGCTGGCGGCGGGCACGCTGGCCGGCGCCTTCGAGAAGGTGAAGGACAGCCGCCGCACGGATGACCGCAACCAGGAGCAGGTGAAACGCCGTGAGCAGCAGCACAAGGATTATGAAGCCCTGTGCGCAAAGCTGGGCGCCAGCCCGGCCACGGTGGCGATGGCTTGGCTGCTCGCCAACCCGGTGGTGACGGCGCCCATCATTGGCCCGCGCACGCTGGAGCAGTTGGAGACCGCGCTGCAGCCGTTGGAGTTTGCGTTGGATGCGGAGACGCTGAAGGCGCTGGATGAGATCTGGCCCGGCCCGGGCGGCGAGGCGCCGGAAGCGTACGCATGGTAAAACGCCAAAAAAGCATTGGCGTTTTACCATGCGTTTGGCGTATTGCGCTGCTTCGCAGCGCCTAATACGCCAGCCAATAGAGGTGCGTTCACTTGTAGGTTGAACTCTGTATTTCGGGCGGGCGGGTTACGCTGCTCCGCAGCGGTTCTGCCTGGAAACTTGTGATTCCGATGAACGGCGAATGGCGTGAGGAGAAAACCTTTAGGGCAAAGGATTTCAAACCAGATTTGCAATGCCCTAAAGGATTCCTCCCTCGTTTCACTCGGTCGGAATGACGGTTCTCATATATAGTGCCACTAATCGATTAACTGACGAACCCGATTAGACGATCAAACAAGATTGGCGGAAGCAAATGGCAACACTCGTACAAGAAAAAACCCAGCAAGCCGTCAGCATCCTACAGGAGCACAACGTAGACCTGTGGCTGACCTTTGTGCGCGAGACGCGTGCCGGGGGCGACCCGATGCTGCCGATCATCGTGGGGGCTGAGCTTACCTGGCAAAGCGCGCTGATGGTGACGCGCCAGGGCGAGCGCATTGCCATCGTGGGCACGATGGAGGTGGACACGCTGGAGCACACCGGCGCGTATGACACCGTGCTCGGCTACGACCATTCCATTCGCCAGGTATTGCAAGAAACGCTACAACGCCTGAACCCCGCCCAGATCGCGGTGAACATCTCGCGCAATGATCCCTTTGCCGATGGGCTGGGCAGCGGCTTGCAGGAAGTGCTGCGTGAGTATTTGGGGGCCTACGCCGAGCGCCTGATCTCAGCCGAGCGCATTGTGATGGCGGTGCGCGGCCGCAAAACGGCCGAAGAACAGCGCCGCATCCGCCTGGCGATCGCTGCCGCGGAGGAGATCTTCGCCGCCACCTACCCCTTTGTAGGCGTGGGGCGCAGCGAGCGCCAGATCGCCGCGCACATGCACGCCGAGACGCAGCGGCGCGGGCTGGATTTTGCCTGGGATGCGCCGTTCTGCCCGGCGGTGAACAGCGGGCCAGACAGCCCGATCGGCCACGCCGCCCCGACAGATATCCAGGTGCAGCCCGGCCATCTGGTGCACTTCGATTTTGGCGTGATGGTGGAGGAGTACACCTCGGACCTGCAGCGCATGCTGTACGTTCTGCGCCCGGGTGAACGCCAGGCGCCCGCCGAGGTGCAGCGCGGCTTCGATACGATCCGCGCGGCGATCGAAGCGGCGGTGGCGCTGATCAGGCCCGGGGTGAGTGGGCTGGCGGTGGATACGGCGGCACGCCAGGTGGTGACCGCAGCCGGCTACCCCGAGTTTCCGCACGCGCTGGGCCACCAGATGGGCCGCAGCGTGCACGACGGCGGCGGGCTGCTCGGCCCGCTGTGGGAGAAGTACGGCGAGACGCCCAGGCTGCCGCTGGAGGTGGGCCAGGTGTTTACCGTGGAGCCCAGCCTGATCGTGCCCGGCTATGGGTGCATGGGGCTGGAAGAAGACGTGGTGGTGACAGCCAACGGCTGCGAGTTCCTTGGGCCGCCGCAAACTGAGTTGATCTACGTGGAGTGATATGCCCATCCATTATCTACCTGCCAAAAAACGCATTGCCTTAGTGGCGCACGATGGCCGCAAGAAAGACTTGATCGAGTGGGCGGTCTACAACAAGGGCACGCTCGCCAACCATGAGCTGTACGGCACCGGCGGCACGGGCACGCGCATCGCCGAAGCCACCGGGTTGCACGTCACGCGCTTTCTGAGCGGCCCGCTGGGCGGCGACCAGCAGTTGGGCGCGGCGATCGCCGTGGCCGAGATCGACATGCTGGTCTTTTTCTGGGATCCGCTGGAGCCGCAGCCGCACGACCCGGATGTGAAGGCGTTGCTGCGCCTGGCGGTGCTGCATAACATCCCCACGGCCTCCAATCGCTCCAGCGCAGACTTCCTGATTACGTCCCCATTGATGGCGCAGGAGTACGGGCGCAAGGTGCCGGATCTGTCGCGGCGTATGCAGGAGATCCGTGAGGATGAGGCGGATTAAGTAACTACTCCTCGCAATGACAAGAAAACAACCGTCATTGCGAGCGCAGCGAAGCAATCTGGTTTATGCCCAGCGTGCTACCCCCAGATTGCCTCGTCCGTTGCCGCTGCTGCGCAGCGCCTACTCCTCGCAATGACAAAGCAGCGAAGACAAAGAAGACAACTGTCATTGCGAGCGCAGCGAAGCAATTTGGTTTAAGCCCAGCGCGCTAACCCTAGATTGCTTCGTCCGT
Protein-coding regions in this window:
- a CDS encoding aminopeptidase P family protein; this translates as MATLVQEKTQQAVSILQEHNVDLWLTFVRETRAGGDPMLPIIVGAELTWQSALMVTRQGERIAIVGTMEVDTLEHTGAYDTVLGYDHSIRQVLQETLQRLNPAQIAVNISRNDPFADGLGSGLQEVLREYLGAYAERLISAERIVMAVRGRKTAEEQRRIRLAIAAAEEIFAATYPFVGVGRSERQIAAHMHAETQRRGLDFAWDAPFCPAVNSGPDSPIGHAAPTDIQVQPGHLVHFDFGVMVEEYTSDLQRMLYVLRPGERQAPAEVQRGFDTIRAAIEAAVALIRPGVSGLAVDTAARQVVTAAGYPEFPHALGHQMGRSVHDGGGLLGPLWEKYGETPRLPLEVGQVFTVEPSLIVPGYGCMGLEEDVVVTANGCEFLGPPQTELIYVE
- a CDS encoding methylglyoxal synthase; this encodes MPIHYLPAKKRIALVAHDGRKKDLIEWAVYNKGTLANHELYGTGGTGTRIAEATGLHVTRFLSGPLGGDQQLGAAIAVAEIDMLVFFWDPLEPQPHDPDVKALLRLAVLHNIPTASNRSSADFLITSPLMAQEYGRKVPDLSRRMQEIREDEAD
- a CDS encoding aldo/keto reductase, with the translated sequence MQYTTLGRTGLQVSRLCLGTMNFGPKTSEADSFAIMDRALELGINFFDTANVYGWKKGEGVTEQIVGRWFGQGGGRREKVVLATKVYGEMGDWPNEKRLSARHIRQACEASLKRLQTEYIDLYQMHHIDRTTPWEEIWQAMEVLVQQGKVIYIGSSNFAGFHIAQAQAEAKARHFMGLVCEQSLYNLAARRIEQEVIPACREYGLGLIPYSPLAAGTLAGAFEKVKDSRRTDDRNQEQVKRREQQHKDYEALCAKLGASPATVAMAWLLANPVVTAPIIGPRTLEQLETALQPLEFALDAETLKALDEIWPGPGGEAPEAYAW